DNA from Ammospiza caudacuta isolate bAmmCau1 chromosome 6, bAmmCau1.pri, whole genome shotgun sequence:
AGAAATGAATGGGAGGAGGGAGGCTACAAAAAGTCAACAAGTTCACAACTTCACTTTGATGaggttttttacagaaatacttcataaaaaaaggataattttaAGGCAATTGGATCACCTCAAAGCACTTAAAGTTGGTGTGACCTTTggctttattcttttttttttttcctattcttgGCTGTTGGGTGAGATGTAGAAATCCAGCTGATCTGTAAGGTAAATTCTCAGTTGCCATGGCAATGTGTCTCCTTCTTGTTCTCAGTTGGAAGATAGATTGTTCCATGCTGCTATTTCATGTCTAGGGCAACATTCTTTGGTGGCAGAATTTCTTTGTTTCAATACATTAATGCTACAACTCTGTACTTCCTTTCCCAGCTTAAGGAAACATGGCTCAGCCTCAACATTCTTCTGTAAAAAATACAgttatttgcaatttttttttagttgtaaGAACATTCCTTGAGTCTGGAGGTAAATGTTGATCCATTTTGATAGCTTGGGTGCAGCAACATCCTGATGCTCTGAAGTTTCACCATTAAGTGAAAATAAACTTGAATCACTCCACCTTTGCTTCCATGTGGTTTGAACAAACTGAAGTATCTCCTGAACTAGCAAGTCttataaaagaaaagcaattttacaGTACATCCTACCTATAGTGTATATCTTACATATTAGATTTCTACAGATCTCCATGTGCTTTCAGTCAATTCAGATCCAATTCCTAAGGATTGCAAATTCCTAATTTTGATAAATTCTTACTTAAGGCCACAAAAGGAGTTTCTCCTGTTTCTTTTGCTGTCTTTAGCTCTTTGTTTTGTCACAAGCCACCTTCACCTTATTCCTAAGGTGGGGAGCCAAGCAGGCATCCTGGTTTCTGTTGGTGCAGTCTGCAGCAGTGGGAACAGGCTGCCAAACAGCTCTGGAGGGTTAGGAAAGCACAGAGACAGGAGTTGGCCAAGGGTGATACAGCTTGGAGGTGTCACAGCATGGAGAGCTCCTATATTTGGGTAAGAAGGACCCTTTTCTGGTCATGCTCCCCGTTTCAGTTGTGTGTGACCTTCATTGCCTTTCTAACCTGCTTGGTTTCACTGAACTCAGCTGGCTCTGCCTCCCAGGGGACGTCACACAAGGGTGCAGCACCTGTGGCACTTTGCACAGcgcttcttcttcttcttggggTGGAAAATGGTCATGATTGCCTCGTCAAAGACAGTCTTAAGGCCTTTCTGTGTGAGTGCTGAGCACTCCAGATAGCACTGGGCTCCGATCTgaaagagaggagggaaaataagAGTCAGTAACCATTGTTGGGAGACACAGAGTGATGCTGTTCCAGCATCTTCCTGCATTTAGAAAGGAGTGAGGCAATTTCTCTGTTTGTATCTGGCTGTATCTGGGGTGAAGGGACAGGCTCATGTGGTCATCCTGAGGAATCAGCATCAACACGAGTATCTCACCACATGGGGGGTGAATGgctgcaggaattccctgcACAACCCTCCAGAGAGAGGGGCTGGACCCATGTTTGAGGGCTGGACCAGGAGCTTGGCCTCCTGCctgtgcagctggggaggctTCTGAGGAAATGCTGGCTTGGAGTTGAACCCCTCACACACTTGGCTCTGCCCCCCTGAACTGTCACTCTTGTGTCCTGCCTCCCTCAGTCCCAGGGAGCTGCTACCTGGGGAGGGCTTCCAGTTGGTTTCTGGGAATGGGGAAGCATCATTTTGAGATAGGAGTCTCCTGGGTGTGCTGGCATGACACAAACACCCACAGAGGCCTAGGAAAGCAGCCTCAGCTTATTCAGCAACCTTGTGGCTTATTAAGCTTGTTCTGCTCATGGATGCTCTGATTTTGAGGGCCAGGGACAGTAATAGCACCTGTAGCATGAAAGGGGACAATGCCAGGATATAGAATCCTGCACCCCAGAGCTTGAGGAGTGATTCTGACCCCCTGCATTTCCAGGAGAAATGTACAATCCCACAGAAACTTTGGGAGCAccttctctgctgcctgcagtgccatGGATACGTGGGAATCCAGCTGTCTGTGCTTCTGTAAGGGGTAGGGAGGAGTTTGACAGGATGTGGCTTGACTGCAGAGAGGGGTTTGCCACATGTATCTCCTGGCAGAACCCTGAGTGAGAAACACTTGACTTAGATAAAACAGGCAGTAAAATCTGTTTTGGTGCCCATTTGCCGCCTGCTGTCCTGTGTTCCTCACATGGAACCTTGAGGAACAAAGATTTTCTTAGAGCTTGGTCATGGCACCTGCCAGAGATCAGAAGTGTTTGGACCATTCTCTCTGACACatggtgggatttttggtgttGTCACATGCAtgcccaggagctggactcatTGACCCTTTTGGGTCCTTcccactcaggatattctaCATTCCAGCTGACACTGCAGCAGAAGCTCAGGGGTCACAAGGTGTGCCTGGGCCCAGCCTGTTTGAACAGAGGCTCCAATCTCTGTCTGGGGCCAAGGGGCTTTGGGGGAGCCTTGAGGAAAGAAACCCAGAGGAAAGCTGGGATCAGTCAGCCTCATTGGCATCAGAAGAAGCTGTTCTACCTCCTTTGCCAGCTTCACTCCGTGCTCATAGGTGAGTGGTTTCTCCTTCATGTAAAGCAGCCGCGCCAAAGTTTTGGGATCATCCCGGAGGTCAATCTAAGgcaaaatacacaaaatttgGGCTGTGATTCTTCAGGCAGACACTCATGGCTTTACATCAGGGCATCTGTATCACTCCTCAACTCAGGTGATACTTCAGAAATGAATTGCACATTTActtaccttttatttttctttcagtttacCATGAATTAACTCTCCTTTGCAGGTTGTTGGGCCACAGCTCAGATGGGAGTGGTACAGGAAAGAACCCCACTGGTGGGGGAAGCTGCTGCAACCCTGCACTGCATCACCCAAACCCCACcctgacagacagactgacacAGCTCACTCTGGCTTGAAACAAAATCCTTTGTTTCCACGGAAAACATCAAAGTGAAGTATTCTGGCATTTCAAACCTGTCCATTTTCAGACTGTGTGATTCAAAGgataatgcttttatttttaaatgggtGTTTTAGATTATTCCAGTGTAGTgtagaaaacaatttttttaattatttgccTTTCCTGTGGCATGAAGACTTTGGTTTTGGCCAGTATTTGATCTGTTTCTCGAATTTGACTTAGGTTACTCTCCAGTGCTCTGACATTTTCTATGTGGTTGAATCCCTACCCTCACAATCTCTATCCACTCTGTCTTGGTAACAAACCcatatttaatgcatttttatttgattCACAGATTAATAGATTTTAAGGCCAAAATAAAGGGGTTTGATCATTCACTCTGACAATCACTGTAACACAAGCAGGATGGTGAGTCACCAGTTGTAATGTTGATACAAAAGCATGAAGGGAGGCTACTTCCTTCCCATGTCATCTGGCTGGTTACTCCCATTCTTAAAATTTAGTTTGAAGTTTAGCTTCAGCTTCTAGCCACAAACTttgatggtttttttcctcctcatcaGAGACCTGTATGAAAACTTTTCTCCCTATAGGTATTTATGACACATTAATAtatatttgaataaaaatatgGGATGAGCTTTGCCAGTCCGGACACCTGCACATTGGATTCCTTTCCCAGTCCCTGAAATTTCCTCTAATGGGAAAATCTGGCTGAATTTCCTATGAGTTCAATAGGAAACCTTTCCAGATGCTCAGGAGAGGCTTTACCTGTGTTCCTATGAGGACATAAGGCACGTTGGGCATGCAGACTTTCAGCTCAGGCACCCACTCCTCCTGCACGTTGTGGTAGGAGGCAGGATTCACCACAGAGAAGCAGATCAGGAACACATCTGTGTTGGGGTAGGACAGGGGTCTCAGCTGGTTGTAATCCTCCTGCCAGGGGACAACAGCAAGAGTGTCACTGTGACGGcgctcacaggggtcttaggatgagggaagaaacaaggatctgactccatgtttcacaaggcttgatttattattttatgatatatattatattaaaactatactaaaagaatagaagaaaaggtttcatcagaaggctagctaagaatggaataggaaagaatgataacaaaggtttgtagCTCggggctctctgtccaagccagctgactgtgattggccattaattagaaacaaccaacatgagaccaatcacagatgcacctgttgcattccacagcagcagataatcaatgtttacattttgttcctgaggcctccagcttctcaggaggaaaaatcctaaggaaaggattttccataaaagaagTCTGTGACAGTCACAAGGAGGGGATGACTGCAAGGGGAGGTGTCACGTTGGGTTTGATGAAGGGGTCAGCACTGTCCATACTCATTCACACTTCCCAAGCTCCAGGTGGCTGCTGGAAGGAGGGTGGGAACCACCCTGCAGTGAACAAGGGTGCTGATTTATCAGCATTTTACCAAAAAGAGCTGAAAGATGCCCCCTCTCTGGGAGCTGTTCAaagctggatggggctgtgagCAAGCTGGTCTAGTGAAAAGTGTCCCTATCCCTGGTGAGGTGTCTGTGTGTAATTAGATAATTTTGATGGTCCCTTCCACCTCAGTCATGCTGTGATTGTGTGAACAAGTCTTGTTTGTGTTGTCTGTGGAGATGTTGGTGCAGAAGGTGATGCTGAACAGTCCTGCAGGGTGCACAGCAGTGTGCCAGCCAGCACAAGACATCCTGAAATCAAAAAGCAGATCAAATCCAGCCTGCAGTACCTGGGTACTCACTGTGGGTGATTTGGTGTTTCCACAGGCCATGCATGGTGGAAGGAGATGTTTTCTCCATAGTGGTGAAGAAGGTGAATTTTCAGACACTCGAATCACAGCTGTGCTATGTCCTGAGCTGGCTTTGATAGCTGAGTTTCAGGGAAGAATTTGGGTCTGTTTTCAGGCTTGAGAAACTGAGAGCAAGCAGAGGTTTTGCAAGCAATGTGAAAGGGACAGCCTGGCTCTGTCTGACTGTGGGAGCATTTGTAGCTGTGTCTGGTGGGTACTGTTCAATGAAACCTCTTAGAAAACTCCAGTGCAATGAAACAGATGCTTTTTAGAGAGGATACATCTGCTCCAAAGGCTTTTTTAGGGGTTCCAGAattaaaaaaggggaaaggaacaCAAAGTTGGAGTGTGGGAAACAATAATACATGCTGCTGTCAAGCCTGACTGCAATGTAGATCTGCAGTTTATAGCTTCTGCATTCTGGACAAGTCTCAAATCTCTGCAGTCTGGTTGATTTGGGTTATAACTGTGTGAAAGCTCAGCTGGTGTGATTTGCTTTGCAGATACAGACTAGttaataaaaggaaataaggttaataaaagggggaaaaaagacacCTGGGTGCTGTTTCTCAGACTTGAGAACATTTATTTTAGGCAGAGAAAACCCACATTAGGGGCAGGAACAATGCAAactgctgcctgtcctgcaggATAAAGTGATGCAGGGCTGTATCAGTGTGTGTCAGAATAGATGATGTTTTAGTGCAGCCTGATTTCTGCCTTGCTTTGATTGGGTCAGCTAATGAGAGGACTTAATTGTGAAATGAGACTGGCAAATCACCTTTCTGAAGTCTCTTTTTCACTGACTGTACAGTAATAAATTAACCCAGACTCCTTCTGGATCAACACTACTTTCCAAAATATACCAATGAATTACTCAAAACCAGTTTGCACCAACTGTttctaaaaaaatcccccaaaatttaattatttattctgAAAGGAAGCATGAGCCCAAATTTAGCTCTGtgtcaggaaagaaaagtttaaaaaagcaTCCTGAAGcacaaacaaaatgttttgttttgtctaacTGGATGTTTATTGTCCCAAACCTATTTTGACAGGAAGAATAAATTCTCATTTACTTCCACCAGCCCTCACAGCCACAGTATTTGGGATAAAATCAGAGTATTTTTCAAGTGGCATAACTGTGTCTTTACAGTGGCATAGAAAGATCTGAAGAAGGATTTACAGGAGGAAGTGTTTGGATGCATCACCTCCCAGGAAAGTGGATTAGGAATGGAAGTGGATTCAAGGaatagcagggaaaaaaacctctcagagatgtttgtggtgtttgtggggtttgtgcACCAGCGATGCAGCTCATGGAGAAGCAAAGTCAGTGACAGGAGATTTATCCAAGGCTCTGGAGGTGGCAGCCAGCCCCCAGCAGAGGTTAATAGAGACAAAGTGGATGCCAAGCTGATGGGATCAGAGGAGAAATTGCATTGTAGGGACAGTTTTATGTGGATGCTGTGGGTTAGGAAAGCCCGGCCTGATTATGGGACATTGTTTGAAGGCAGAACGTGAAACCTGAGGTTGATTGTGGCACAGCCACTACGGGCTGATACCAGCAAAGATAATTTCTGTGCTTTGGGTTTGGCTCCTGAACCAGCCACGTGGTGGCAGCAAGCCTCAAGGAATCCTCATGCAGGagttttgggaagaaatttgCAAAATATAGCTATTTTCAATATTCCAGACGTGCATATTTAGAGGGGCTGGGACTTACTGTACCATTAAAACTGCAGATTAAACCATGAGCGCTCtgcttggctgtgacagctccaggagcctgcatttaatttcattttcctgttccTTCCGAATCCCGAGAAAATCCTTTTTCAGGAAGAGCATTCCTGATTTGAGCTATCAGCACAGAGCATTATATAAGTTGtaagcagggacagccctgcatCTCATAGCAGAGGTCTCACCTCCCACCAGGGCACATGGGATTTTTCACAGACAGGTTAAAACACAAATATCATGGATAAGAGTTGATCTGGGCTCCGGAACATGAACAGGATCCTCCAAACCACATCAGACAAGGATCCCTTCTCTGTAGCTGTCTTTCAGAGGAAAGCCTAATGGccttgcaaaaaataaaataaaataacataaaataacataaaataacataaaataaaaaataaaataagataaaataaaataaaataaaataaaataaaataaaataaaataaaataaaataaaataaaataaaataaaataaaccttgACATGGACCTTTAGAAAAGACAGCCCTACTGGGTAATTTTTCATTCTGAGATGGTCAATCTcacaaaaaatgtaaaaaagggGCTGAATATTTCCATGGGTATGGGGCCCATCCAGGGAGGAGTGCTGCAGCAAGTGACAGTAATGTTTGGGAAGGGACTTGAGTCCTTGTCGGCTTAGGCTGTGGCTGAtcaataatgtatttttatctatttattttcccGGCTCATGCTTACATTGTGCTGCCTGCTAATTAGGGAGCTCAAGGCTTCCCAGTTAACATTGCCTGGCCACTGGTTTGGCCTGGAAATGCCAGACCTGGCCCTGCTGAGTTGTTTGCCTGTGACTTGCCAGAACCAAGATCAGttggtgctgctccctcccctccaCCTTGGCCATCAGCTCAGCAGTGTTTGTGCCCCAAAAATGCAGCAGagttggcttttttttgttgtttttatgtTGTTACTGTGCTGATCTCTTGTACACTCTGCTAAAGCATTTTGCACCTAAGTCCAGCCCAGCAAAGAGACCACAGTTTTTTCCTCCTAGGACCATTTGTGCCAGGGATACAGAAAGCCAGATACCTCAAATCTGGGGTCTGTGCCAGCTCTCCCTTCAGGCTGACAGAGGGTCCTGCTGCAGGAgtacatttttaaattgttatttCATTAGCATATGTTTTATAGCATCGCAGTGTCAAGGGCTATTTCTGGCTATGACTTCACACTGATGCCTTTGGAAAGCCACACAGCacaaggagaaggagggaggaaaCAACCCAGATGATCTGTTGTTATAACTGGAGCATGTGGGAAGCAtcatccctgcagcctccatGGGGACAATCCAGTCATCAGGGGCTGATTCAcgctctgggctctgcctggagaGCCACGTCctctggagcagggtctggaaGGGACCTGGGCTTGGGGAGCTGCAGAAAGGCTTTGGAGGCAGGTGGGGAACTGCCTAGTGTGAAGCAAAATGCTGAGGAATGGATGGAGGGGTGAGGCTTGTCAAAGAGACAGCTGAGTGTTCCTTCTGGCTCAGGAGGACAAATGAGTGAGAGGAGGTGTTGCTGTGGAAATGGGTGGCAGGTGGAACTTTCAGCCCTAAAAAACAAGCAGGAATATTAAGGCATGGGGTGAAAACTGACTGGGAACTGAATATAACTCCAGTCTGGCTTGCAAAGGCTTGCAGGGCTGATGGATCATGGCACAGGCTCTGAGCTCAGAGTTTGTGAACACAGAATAAAAGACTGATCAGGATTTGGACATGGGGCAAGGGCTTGGGTCAtattttgggattggtttttgGATCACCAGTTTTCACCATGTGGATAGGAAAGATGTGTGGTCTGTAAGG
Protein-coding regions in this window:
- the RHOJ gene encoding rho-related GTP-binding protein RhoJ — translated: MNCKEENDNCTDGSRSSTKKMLKCVVVGDGAVGKTCLLMSYANDAFPEEYVPTVFDHYAVTVTVGGQQHLLGLYDTAGQEDYNQLRPLSYPNTDVFLICFSVVNPASYHNVQEEWVPELKVCMPNVPYVLIGTQIDLRDDPKTLARLLYMKEKPLTYEHGVKLAKEIGAQCYLECSALTQKGLKTVFDEAIMTIFHPKKKKKRCAKCHRCCTLV